From Sporosarcina sp. Marseille-Q4943, the proteins below share one genomic window:
- a CDS encoding peptide ABC transporter substrate-binding protein encodes MKKWLTFLMVAMLALVLAACTANKDAGKEKPADTTPTDKGKEEGKTEEATTGEKILLMNNGEEPTSFDPSIGFNAVSWSALNNIMEGLTRLDQDHKAVEATAEKIDISEDGLTYTFTIRENAKWSNGDPVVAGDFVFAWKHMLNPETASPAAFLAYFIEGAEAYNNGEGSADDIAIEAQDEKTFVVKLTSPNEAFLNIITNPSFFPINEKVASADPTWHTEAATFVGNGPFKLSKWDHDVSFEFEKNEHYWDADAVKLDKVHWAMVNDTTTAYQMYQANELDVTGVPSEIADQLKDSEELRIDDQAGLYFYRFNTSMEPFTNKKIRQAFAYAVDQEEIVNFVTKNGEKPAHGFVTYGFIGPDGKEFRDSVGDLVSFNPEKAKQLLEEGMKEEGYTELPKITLSYNTSESHQNIAIALQSKFKEVLGVDAELQNVESGVFLSEQKEFKYQMSRSSFLHDYADPVNALESFITGSSMNRTTWSNAEYDKLIADIKNETDENKRWELLKQADTLLMDEMPVFPLYFYNSTSLEKPGVSGILRHPVGYVDLKYADKN; translated from the coding sequence ATGAAGAAATGGTTAACATTTTTGATGGTGGCAATGCTTGCGCTCGTACTTGCAGCATGTACCGCAAACAAGGACGCGGGCAAGGAAAAACCCGCGGACACTACGCCGACGGATAAAGGAAAAGAAGAAGGCAAGACAGAAGAGGCGACAACCGGGGAGAAAATTCTCTTAATGAACAACGGGGAGGAGCCGACATCGTTCGATCCATCCATCGGGTTCAACGCAGTGTCTTGGAGCGCGCTAAACAATATTATGGAAGGTTTGACGCGCCTTGATCAGGACCATAAAGCAGTCGAGGCGACAGCTGAAAAAATCGATATTTCCGAAGATGGCTTGACGTATACATTCACAATCCGCGAAAACGCAAAATGGTCGAATGGCGACCCTGTCGTAGCGGGAGATTTCGTGTTCGCATGGAAGCATATGTTGAATCCGGAAACAGCATCACCTGCAGCGTTCCTTGCGTACTTCATCGAAGGAGCGGAAGCGTACAATAACGGGGAAGGCTCTGCGGATGACATCGCTATCGAAGCCCAAGATGAAAAAACATTTGTCGTTAAATTGACTTCACCGAACGAAGCATTCTTGAACATCATTACAAACCCAAGCTTCTTCCCAATCAACGAAAAAGTGGCATCTGCTGATCCGACTTGGCATACGGAAGCTGCAACATTCGTGGGGAACGGTCCATTCAAATTGAGCAAATGGGATCATGATGTCAGCTTTGAGTTCGAAAAGAACGAACATTATTGGGATGCGGATGCTGTCAAGTTGGATAAAGTCCACTGGGCGATGGTCAACGACACAACGACAGCCTATCAAATGTATCAAGCGAATGAATTGGACGTGACAGGCGTACCGTCTGAAATCGCGGACCAATTGAAAGACAGCGAAGAACTTCGCATCGATGACCAAGCGGGCTTGTATTTCTACCGCTTCAACACTTCGATGGAACCATTCACGAACAAAAAGATCCGTCAAGCATTCGCATATGCGGTCGATCAAGAGGAAATCGTCAATTTTGTAACAAAAAATGGTGAAAAGCCGGCACACGGGTTCGTCACATACGGATTCATCGGACCGGACGGCAAAGAATTCCGTGATTCCGTAGGCGACCTCGTTTCTTTTAATCCTGAAAAAGCAAAACAGCTCTTGGAAGAAGGAATGAAAGAGGAAGGCTATACGGAGCTACCTAAAATAACACTTTCATACAATACGAGCGAATCGCATCAGAACATTGCGATTGCACTTCAATCCAAATTCAAGGAAGTACTTGGAGTTGACGCTGAGCTGCAAAACGTGGAAAGCGGAGTATTCCTTTCTGAGCAAAAAGAGTTCAAATACCAAATGTCCCGTTCATCTTTCCTGCATGACTATGCAGACCCTGTGAACGCGCTTGAAAGCTTCATCACCGGCTCTTCCATGAACCGTACAACATGGTCGAACGCGGAGTATGATAAGCTGATCGCGGACATTAAGAATGAAACGGACGAAAACAAACGTTGGGAATTGCTGAAACAGGCCGATACACTTCTAATGGATGAAATGCCTGTATTCCCACTATACTTCTACAACTCGACATCACTTGAAAAACCGGGCGTATCCGGTATCCTGCGCCACCCTGTCGGCTACGTCGACTTGAAATACGCAGATAAGAACTAA
- a CDS encoding ABC transporter ATP-binding protein translates to MLSVKDLHVSFKTFGGEVQALRGVSFDLYKGETLAIVGESGCGKSVTANTIMGLIPKPAGRIKNGSVLFKGKDLTKLDKSDMRKVQGVDISMIFQDPMTALNPTLKIGEQLTEGLRTHQKVSKAEAREKAIKLLEVVGIPNPEERMRQYPHQFSGGMRQRIVIAIALICEPELLIADEPTTALDVTIQAQILELFEEIQERTGVSIILITHDLGVVAKIADRIAVMYAGKVIEIGEKREVFYTPQHPYTKGLLASVPRLDLKEEELQPIEGTPPDLFAPPIGCPFTARCPFAMEVCDRIYPATTNLSKTHAVDCWLQDERAKKLFGHN, encoded by the coding sequence ATGCTATCCGTCAAGGATCTACACGTGTCATTCAAGACATTCGGAGGGGAAGTGCAGGCTCTTCGCGGCGTTTCGTTCGACCTGTATAAAGGAGAGACGCTTGCGATTGTCGGGGAATCGGGATGTGGTAAAAGCGTCACCGCGAATACGATTATGGGACTGATTCCTAAGCCGGCGGGACGCATTAAAAACGGAAGTGTCCTCTTTAAAGGGAAGGATTTGACGAAGCTCGATAAATCCGACATGAGGAAAGTGCAAGGGGTCGATATTTCGATGATCTTCCAAGATCCGATGACCGCTTTGAATCCGACCCTCAAAATTGGGGAGCAGTTGACGGAAGGATTGCGGACCCACCAAAAAGTGAGTAAAGCCGAAGCGCGCGAAAAAGCGATCAAGCTGCTGGAAGTGGTCGGCATCCCGAATCCCGAGGAAAGGATGAGGCAATATCCTCATCAGTTTTCGGGTGGGATGCGTCAGCGGATCGTCATTGCGATTGCTCTAATCTGTGAACCTGAACTGCTCATCGCGGACGAGCCGACGACTGCTCTGGACGTGACAATCCAGGCGCAGATTCTCGAGCTGTTCGAAGAAATCCAGGAACGGACAGGCGTTTCGATCATTCTCATAACACACGATTTGGGTGTTGTTGCCAAAATCGCAGATCGGATAGCGGTCATGTATGCGGGGAAAGTCATTGAAATCGGGGAAAAGCGCGAAGTGTTCTACACACCGCAACACCCTTATACGAAAGGGCTGCTGGCTTCCGTTCCGCGGCTCGATCTGAAGGAAGAGGAGCTTCAACCGATCGAGGGGACACCGCCGGATCTATTCGCACCGCCGATCGGATGTCCATTCACAGCAAGATGCCCATTTGCAATGGAAGTATGTGATCGCATCTACCCGGCAACGACCAACTTGTCCAAGACGCACGCCGTCGATTGCTGGCTGCAGGATGAGCGGGCGAAGAAATTGTTCGGCCACAATTAA
- a CDS encoding ABC transporter permease has product MVSHQQKVQAPDEWFKPKDKDAEKAESVVRPSLSYWKDAWRRLRKNKMAMGGLVFLIILTLFAIFAPILSPHNIETTQYANQNLPPSSKHWFGTDDKGWDVFTRTWHGARVSLFVGVAAALIDFFIGIIYGGISGYKGGRTDTVMMRIIEILYGLPHLLVVILLMVIMGPSLTTIIVALTITGWVGMARIVRGQVLQIKNYEFVTASKSFGAKTPRIIRKNLLPNTMGPIIVQMTLTVPSAIFAEAFLSFIGLGIQAPVASWGVMANDALPVILSGHWWRLFFPAFFISMTMFAFNVLGDGMQDALDPKLRG; this is encoded by the coding sequence ATGGTTAGTCATCAGCAAAAGGTGCAAGCCCCGGATGAATGGTTCAAACCGAAAGACAAGGATGCAGAGAAAGCAGAATCCGTCGTGCGTCCGTCGCTTTCCTATTGGAAGGATGCCTGGCGCAGATTACGTAAGAATAAAATGGCGATGGGCGGGTTGGTGTTCTTAATTATCCTGACGTTGTTTGCAATCTTCGCTCCGATCCTATCGCCGCATAATATAGAGACGACTCAATATGCAAACCAGAATTTGCCGCCATCTTCGAAACATTGGTTTGGAACGGATGACAAAGGATGGGACGTCTTCACGAGAACTTGGCACGGCGCCCGCGTTTCATTGTTCGTCGGTGTGGCTGCCGCGTTGATCGACTTTTTCATCGGCATCATTTACGGCGGAATCAGCGGTTATAAGGGCGGCAGAACAGACACTGTCATGATGCGGATCATTGAAATCCTCTACGGACTTCCGCATTTGCTCGTTGTCATCCTATTGATGGTCATCATGGGTCCGAGTTTGACGACAATCATCGTCGCACTCACGATCACCGGATGGGTCGGAATGGCCAGGATTGTCAGGGGACAAGTGCTGCAAATCAAGAACTATGAATTTGTGACTGCGTCAAAATCATTCGGAGCGAAAACACCGAGGATCATACGGAAAAATCTGCTTCCGAATACGATGGGACCAATTATTGTCCAAATGACATTGACAGTGCCGAGTGCGATTTTCGCAGAAGCCTTCCTAAGCTTCATCGGGCTTGGAATCCAAGCGCCTGTTGCGAGCTGGGGAGTCATGGCGAACGACGCGTTGCCGGTCATCCTGTCAGGACATTGGTGGAGGTTATTCTTCCCTGCGTTCTTTATATCAATGACTATGTTTGCATTTAACGTCCTCGGAGACGGTATGCAAGATGCACTTGATCCGAAACTGAGGGGGTGA